The Alnus glutinosa chromosome 8, dhAlnGlut1.1, whole genome shotgun sequence DNA segment AGTAATCCCTGTTAGGAACAGTTTCATAATTCCAATTATCAAAGTTGCAGCCTTTCATGCAAGGATCAAGCTTAACTACCTAAAAGacctaggtttttttttttttttttggtaactaTATTAAGGAAATACAATAAGCATATAAACTATTACGAAAATTAAAGCTAGCTCTAGCATGAAACAAATCACATAAATCAAGACCAAGTAGTCGAGCTTTATATCTCAAAGGTCAGAGATTTTTGCCGTAAGAGTACCAAATTTTCAAGAAAgacccttctctctctctctctctctctctccagggTTGCTTTGGGCAAGTCAAAATGGTTGTCCTAAGGTTTCCTCTAAATTTGGACGTAATAAAGTTGCATGCACAGTGCAATCCCTCGAACAGTTATACACAATTGTTGGaactttttttctaaaattttgttaCCTACTATTAAGCATCGTTTGAATGTTTGACGTGGCACAATTGGGAAGGTGCACGAACCGTTCGATTGTTGCATGAAAACTTGAAAACTCAAGTGTTCTGAAACCCTAATTTCACCATGTTTTTAAACCCAGCATTTCAACAGCTTTTTAAAACTTATGTGGGTATTTTATAAAATACAACACTATCttctaaaaagaaagaagcgTATATATATACGGCTGCTGCATTTTGAATTTCGGCAGGAGGGAAAGCTCCGGCCATTAATTATCTGGAGGGGAGAAGGGCAGATCTATCACCTGGACAAGGTTCTCTATAACAGTGAAGTTCTTCCTGTTTATAAGCTTCATTATTTGGTCCAACTTGGCCTGCATCTCATTTCGAAATTCGAACCTCATCTGTTTGAAACCTTTTTTTGCATAGAAGTCCGTTGCTTTCAAAAAAGTACGAATGAAAACGATTAGAAATGCCAGTTCATTTTTTCTGTTGATAAACATCTATCTTAACGATGAGTGGCCCTTATTTAAAGTGGCTACGTTTTGTTTCAGAATATTCATCCAATAGAATAGAAACTAAATATTTTTCACGTACGGCGAGAATGATTTCTATTcgttgccctttttttttttttttttttttttttttttctccatattttagttataacccccccccccccccccccccccccaaaaaaaaaggtgatgtCTCTGAATTGAAAGTTGGTgtaaatatttatcttttaaaaatgtttcttttagattttttaaaataaatatttatcttttaaacgttaaaattcatattttaaaactacttttttttcaataatattgttataccaaaaaaaaaaaaaaatcctattcaTATCTTATATAGGATAcagaatatttaaaaatttaattattttttagtatttaaacTTAAGATACTTATTACGAAATAAAGAAAGTATTCAATGTCAATACAAGAATATGTaattaaaaagagtaatgattcactaccacctaaatatataattttttaccacTTTATCTATGTGGTAAAGTGGttcctcaccttaatttatttttaaaaaataaaaaaactcaaaaagtaatggggggaccaccttgccacataggtaaggtgaTGAACAGTTATATATTTGGGtgacattgaatcattattcaattaaaaaagagtaatgattcactaccacttaaatatacaacttttcaccaccttgtctatgtggcaaggtgatccctcaccttaatttatttttaaaaaataaaaaaattttaaaaagtagtgAGGGACCACTTTATTACATAGATAAGgtgataaaaaattgtatatttaaatgacattgaatcattattcattaaaaaaaaaactacctcAGAGACAAACtataacagaaaattaaaaacacTCACATCAGACTTTCTTTCCGTATATGTACTGGAGAACATCACTTAAATGTGCATGAAGAGGACAATAattatttatacaagaaaatgtaaaaaaaataataataataaaaaagaggaCAAAATTCGAGCCGATCACCCTTTATACTCTTGTCCAGCGAACCATCATATCTATGAGAGATGATTAACGGACCTTTAACCGttatttttcacctttttttttttataaaaaatttaattttattaaaaaaaaaaataccaaaacaagaaaaatggatGAGAGAGAactgttcaattttatttaaaaagtatatttttttattttttactttttttaaataaaatgaattttttaatataaaagtagGTGAGGAGAGATGGTTAAAGGCGTCCCTCAATCATTTTTCCTCCTTACCTATTATCTACCGGATATTTACACGCTCCACACGTGGCGGTCAACCCCCGTTAGCCACGCCATCACCATGAACCTCAAGCAGGTTTCTCGCTACAAGGACATGAGCAAAACATCGAGCCAGTTCTTCAACAGCTTTCCCGAGCCGCTACGCGTGTCATCCATCCAACGGACAAACGCAGTGACGATCAAAATATTAAAGGGTACGTTTGACTTTTATCGCCGAGATCTTTTAAAAACAATCTAAGGCGAAGCAGGCCATGATTACCATCAGTACGTGCAACAACTAGTCGCAGCTAGTTTTGAAGAAGTGGAGCTGGGTTAGATATTTCTGAGCATCAGTTCGATCGATGGTTTGCTTTTGTTTCATGGTGGATCAAAAGAGGCAGTTGAGGAGCAGCAAGCCGGTGGCAGGAACGTGTTCGCGGTGCTGCCGTGGCGCGAGCGTCGGCGACATGACAACGTTGACTCGGTTTTGCTATGTTCCGATTTATTGGAAATCTTGGAAGGCTATCATATGTACTTTCTGTGGAGCTATCCTTAAATCCTATAGATgaaccctttttattttatatatatatatatataatctctcTTTCTGTTCGATCATGGTAGCTAGATGCAAGGTGTATGCATGAGTTTGGGAGCCGATTGGGTGATTTGCTGATCTGTGATTTGCTTCTTTGCtacttgtttttggtttttactataattttcaGAGGGAGTTTTGGGTGTGTTGTTAACATGAAGATTATTGTGGTGAAGATTAGAAAAAGTGCTTTGAATATTTCTTTGTAAAGCTCTGGAAGTAGCTACAAAATCCCCTTCCTCCCTCCTGCTTCGATTGTTTTGGCAAAAGAGGTAAAGAGAATTGGTGCTCTAAGATGGAggagtttctttcttttttttttcttttttgtgaacCATCTCTCTGACTGgctttggttttttctttgattattaAACCAAaaggataaaataaaatcatgggAAAAATTAAAAGGAGTTAAAAAGGGTATATATCATTCTTTTTGAAGAatttgttttaacaattttttagttttcaaGTCATTtgcttaattataattttaactaTTTCCTTtcgtttatatttttgtttaattatatcTCATAATGTATGAAGTTGGATTAGTgatgagaataataataataataataataataataaaattgtataAATTTCGAATGAATGCATGATCTTGTGCAAAGCTAATTAGACTTGAGTAGCGTATTGCATGATTCCTACCGTTGGCGATATTTTTTAAGTTCAAATtatgtgatttttctttttctaagggAACGGGGCGGTTTGGATACTAGTTTTGTGGGCTGAAAAAAGGTTGGAATGGGATGGGACTTTGGAGGGATGGCGACAGAGAGGCAAAGGGGGTAGCGGGAGGGCAATTGGGGCTTAATTATCACTTAAAAGCGGAtataaattgataaatttaatcttttttcaaatttcctcTTAATAAGTGAAaattaatacataaaatattcaattgaaatgaaagaatgGCGAAAATAGGGCTTAGAATCAAGATCTATGCTCTTATACcgtattataaaaaatttagaagaatttaatcatttaatttatattttaatattggaTTCCTCCGTAAGGGTAGATGCAGGATGGTACTACAGTTTAGGAAGAGGGTGGAGACAAGTTTTGATTAATAGCTTACGCCGGGAAAAGGGTGGCACAAAGGAGAGAGGAGGAGATAAGCTTCAAAAAAATGGCTTATACCTCTTAGGGTCCGTTtaggtttgaaattttaaaaagtgtgatttcaaatcacgattttaaaatgtgcggtttgaaaaaaaaaaaaaattttaaaaacgcaattaagtgtttggcaaaatcgcagtttagcatttaaaattctgcgttttcaaaaaaacattatcttacctgggatttgaaaaaatagattttctgtgttttcaaatcgtgatttttaaaaacgcagttcctaAACGATtcatgttctgcgatttggtttaaaatcgcacttattatctacgaaatcgcaatctcaaacgcacccttaacgATGCTTACTGTTAGCTCTAAATAGGCATaatcaattttctttaattttaaaaggAATTAAACATGTGATCAAACCTACATTCTCCCCTTTTAAGTgatccaaaatataaaaaaattaaaaaaattacttcacAAAATTTGTCACGCTGATAGTTGACTATTAGCGTCAACTTTtgagtcgacgctaataatgTCACCCTTAATAGAcggattttttgtagtgaggtCAATTGATATTTCTACTctgtttgtttcagcgtaaaatgatttctggaaaacgatttcgacatttttcggtgtttggtaggggcgaaaataatggtcaacgaaaatcattttcggtttgaccgtaaaagcttatttaattttcggaaaacgatttacgatttttaaaaccgtaaatcgttttccgaaatgaaactcttcatccttacacgcatgtttgatatccgatcgtcagaatttaacaattattgGTCGTCGGAATTCGGTCGGCgtcggagtccgacaacatccggtcgtcggaatctggTCGGCGCCGAAGTCCGAGAACATCCGGTcgccggaatcctgccggcGCCAGAATCAGGTCGTCGGAATTGTACCagcgccggaatccggccacggGATGACCAAATTCCGGTCGGAATTTACCGGTTTCCGGCCGGATCTAGACGGATCCGGCTAttgatccagccggatctggccaaaacggccaggatccggccggatccggtcaaacttttttcgccggaatccggcgacatttgccaaaatctgatttttgcatttcgtaatttttttgtgcgaaccaaacatcgaaaaatattttcaagaaaatcattttttctgaaaataatttcgtcaaaatcattttacgacgaaaatcattttacgtcaaaacaaacggagcattcaTGTAAGAACcctaacaaaaaacaaaggaagaagtTTATTATTCAGGAAAAAACTTAATTTAGAGAAGGTTGGGTTGgattagaaatttattttgagAGGTCATcaatcaataaatatataagaaaattcAATGAGTTCAGTCCAGCTTTTCCTCTCTGCTGGCACTCGATGAATCATGAATGCCAGC contains these protein-coding regions:
- the LOC133876011 gene encoding uncharacterized protein LOC133876011 codes for the protein MVCFCFMVDQKRQLRSSKPVAGTCSRCCRGASVGDMTTLTRFCYVPIYWKSWKAIICTFCGAILKSYR